The following are encoded in a window of Rhizobium sp. 11515TR genomic DNA:
- the rpoZ gene encoding DNA-directed RNA polymerase subunit omega, whose translation MARVTVEDCIDKVENRFELVLLASHRARLISQGSSITIDRDNDKNPVVALREIADETLSPDDLKEDLIHSLQKHVEVDEPEPDPASLLAAGASASSDEEEDLPETVTFDQMSEEELLAGIEGLVPPEKSDDY comes from the coding sequence ATGGCCCGTGTCACAGTAGAAGATTGCATTGATAAAGTAGAGAACCGGTTCGAGCTCGTGCTGCTCGCCAGCCATCGCGCCCGCCTGATTTCACAGGGCTCGTCGATCACCATCGATCGCGACAACGACAAGAACCCGGTCGTTGCTCTGCGCGAAATCGCCGACGAGACGCTGTCGCCGGACGATCTCAAGGAAGATCTCATCCATTCGCTGCAGAAGCATGTCGAAGTGGATGAGCCAGAGCCAGATCCCGCAAGCCTGCTCGCCGCCGGCGCTTCCGCCTCCAGCGACGAGGAAGAAGATTTGCCGGAGACCGTTACGTTCGATCAGATGTCGGAAGAAGAGCTTCTGGCCGGTATCGAAGGTCTGGTTCCGCCCGAAAAAAGCGACGATTACTGA
- a CDS encoding DUF3563 family protein, with product MFSPIKKIARALRVPSVEEREMAYLNGSHDRFDLEYRQRQVDRGLFRTR from the coding sequence ATGTTTAGCCCGATCAAGAAAATTGCCCGTGCCCTGCGTGTTCCGAGTGTTGAAGAACGCGAAATGGCTTACCTGAATGGTTCGCATGACCGTTTTGACCTTGAGTACCGTCAGCGCCAGGTCGACCGCGGTCTATTCCGCACGCGTTAA
- a CDS encoding DUF2062 domain-containing protein — MLFRRRKPLTFKEKLREHLWPRKGFVRSFQYFGKRLVRLAASPHSVAAGFAAGIVVSWTPFIGVHFVMAIIIAYLVGGNVIASALGCLAAGNPITYPFIWALTWEIGHLILARDSGGQGGGIDLPALWHKGDLTQIWDPVLKPMLIGGIPPAIVTGVIVYALTYYGVKTFKTRRKERLMERARERLALAENASSV; from the coding sequence ATGCTGTTTCGTCGCCGAAAACCACTGACATTCAAGGAAAAACTGCGGGAACATCTTTGGCCCCGCAAGGGTTTCGTTCGTTCATTCCAATATTTTGGTAAGCGCCTCGTTCGCCTCGCCGCCTCGCCGCATTCGGTTGCGGCCGGCTTTGCGGCGGGTATCGTCGTGTCCTGGACGCCGTTCATCGGTGTGCATTTCGTCATGGCGATCATCATCGCCTATCTCGTCGGCGGCAATGTCATTGCCTCCGCGCTCGGCTGTCTGGCTGCCGGCAATCCGATTACCTACCCCTTCATCTGGGCTTTGACCTGGGAAATCGGTCATCTGATCCTGGCGCGCGACAGCGGCGGCCAGGGCGGCGGCATCGATCTGCCGGCGCTGTGGCACAAGGGCGATCTCACGCAAATCTGGGACCCGGTTTTGAAGCCGATGCTGATCGGCGGCATTCCGCCCGCCATCGTGACGGGTGTGATCGTCTATGCGCTGACCTATTATGGTGTAAAGACCTTCAAGACGCGCCGCAAGGAGCGCCTGATGGAACGTGCCCGCGAGCGGCTCGCGCTCGCCGAAAACGCATCGAGCGTCTGA
- the acpS gene encoding holo-ACP synthase: protein MIIGIGSDLIDIRRVEKTIERFGARFTERCFTDIERAKSERRKNKAASYAKRFAAKEACSKALGTGLAQGVFWRDMGVVNLPSGKPTMQLTGGAAERVAAMLPPNHRAAIHLTITDDFPLAQAFVIIEALPMDA, encoded by the coding sequence ATGATTATCGGCATAGGCAGCGACCTTATCGACATCCGCCGGGTCGAGAAGACGATCGAACGTTTCGGCGCCCGGTTCACCGAGCGCTGCTTTACCGATATCGAGCGCGCCAAGTCCGAGCGCCGCAAGAACAAGGCCGCCTCCTATGCCAAGCGTTTTGCTGCCAAGGAAGCCTGCTCCAAAGCCTTGGGCACGGGGTTGGCGCAGGGTGTTTTCTGGCGCGACATGGGGGTCGTCAATCTACCAAGTGGCAAGCCGACGATGCAATTGACCGGCGGTGCTGCCGAAAGAGTGGCGGCCATGCTGCCTCCAAATCATCGCGCCGCCATTCATTTGACGATAACGGATGATTTTCCTCTTGCTCAGGCCTTTGTGATCATCGAAGCGCTGCCGATGGATGCCTGA
- the recO gene encoding DNA repair protein RecO — translation MQWQDHAIILGVKRLGETSVVAEVMTRTRGRHMGLVRSGRSRAMQPVLQAGNLVEVTWRARLHEHLGEFRMEPVTLRAARLMETATAVYGVQAMAALLRLLPERDPHPHLYDALDVILENLQNPADAGELFVRFELAVLNDLGFGLDLTECAATGVREDLAFVSPKSGRAVCRAAGMPWADKMLALPPFLTTGAMIAADRESLSAAFRLTGFFLHRHVYEPRGIEIAAARDGFMQAALKAVAVASLNEGMASPTLVAKG, via the coding sequence ATGCAATGGCAGGACCATGCGATCATTCTGGGCGTCAAACGTCTCGGCGAGACCAGCGTCGTCGCCGAGGTGATGACGCGTACCCGCGGTCGCCATATGGGATTGGTGCGATCCGGCCGCTCGCGGGCCATGCAGCCGGTACTGCAGGCCGGCAATCTCGTCGAAGTCACCTGGCGGGCAAGACTGCATGAGCATCTCGGCGAATTTCGCATGGAGCCGGTGACACTGCGGGCTGCGCGGCTGATGGAGACAGCGACCGCTGTCTATGGCGTGCAGGCGATGGCCGCTTTGCTGCGGCTGCTGCCGGAGCGCGATCCGCACCCGCACCTCTACGATGCGCTCGATGTCATCCTTGAAAACCTGCAGAATCCCGCCGATGCCGGCGAACTCTTCGTGCGTTTCGAACTTGCCGTGCTGAACGATCTCGGCTTCGGCCTCGATTTGACGGAATGCGCGGCAACCGGCGTGCGTGAGGATCTGGCTTTCGTTTCGCCGAAGTCCGGGCGTGCCGTTTGCCGGGCAGCCGGCATGCCGTGGGCGGACAAGATGCTGGCACTGCCGCCGTTTCTGACGACAGGGGCCATGATCGCCGCGGATAGGGAAAGCCTTTCCGCCGCCTTCCGCCTGACCGGCTTCTTTCTGCATCGCCATGTCTACGAGCCGCGCGGCATAGAGATCGCCGCGGCGCGCGACGGCTTTATGCAAGCCGCGCTGAAGGCGGTTGCCGTCGCTTCACTGAACGAGGGCATGGCATCTCCAACCCTTGTCGCCAAAGGCTAA
- a CDS encoding Crp/Fnr family transcriptional regulator: MKAAATVHGQRTPCQQCPLRSLPHFREFERDELNFISGFKKGELLVDAGATIFLEGAHSAHLFTILSGWGFRYKTLEDGRRQILNYVMPGDLIGLQGSIMGEMQHSTEALSPISLCVFERTELMTLYNSHASLAYDLTWIASREERILDEHLLSIGRRSALERAAYLIAYLHQRASALRLFNGSKIIPIRQQHVADTLGLSVVHTNKTLKKLAARKLLLWNERGCEVLDGEGLAELAGWDGLDSVRRPFI, encoded by the coding sequence ATGAAGGCAGCCGCGACTGTGCATGGACAACGCACGCCCTGCCAGCAATGTCCGCTAAGATCCTTGCCGCATTTCCGGGAATTCGAGCGCGACGAGCTGAATTTCATCAGCGGTTTCAAGAAGGGCGAACTTCTTGTCGACGCCGGGGCTACTATTTTCCTCGAAGGTGCGCATAGCGCGCATCTTTTCACCATCCTCTCCGGCTGGGGCTTCCGCTACAAGACGCTGGAGGATGGGCGCCGCCAGATCCTGAATTATGTGATGCCCGGCGACCTTATTGGATTGCAAGGTTCGATCATGGGCGAGATGCAGCACTCGACGGAGGCGCTTTCGCCGATATCGCTTTGCGTCTTCGAGCGCACGGAATTGATGACGCTCTACAATTCCCATGCTTCGCTGGCCTACGATCTGACCTGGATCGCATCGCGTGAGGAGCGGATACTGGATGAACATCTTCTAAGCATAGGTCGCCGCTCTGCACTCGAGCGTGCAGCCTATCTGATCGCGTATCTGCATCAGCGCGCGAGCGCACTCCGCTTGTTCAACGGCAGTAAGATCATCCCCATCCGGCAGCAGCACGTCGCCGACACGCTTGGTCTTTCGGTGGTTCATACCAACAAGACATTGAAAAAGTTGGCGGCGCGGAAGCTGCTGCTCTGGAACGAGCGAGGCTGCGAGGTTTTGGACGGCGAAGGGCTTGCTGAGCTTGCCGGTTGGGACGGCCTTGATTCGGTCAGGCGCCCCTTCATTTGA
- a CDS encoding LabA-like NYN domain-containing protein has protein sequence MFDPREKIALFIDGANLYAASKSLGFDIDYRKLLKAFQKRGYLLRAYYYTALIEDQEYSSIRPLIDWLDYNGYKVITKPAKEFTDSMGRRKIKGNMDIELAIDAMEQSETVDHLVIFSGDGDFTTLVEALQRRGRKVSVISTMATQPPMIADDLRRQADHFIDLVSLKAEIGREASERPQRPAEPTSAASDVEE, from the coding sequence ATGTTTGACCCACGCGAAAAAATTGCACTCTTTATAGACGGCGCCAATCTCTACGCTGCATCCAAGAGCCTCGGCTTCGATATCGACTACCGGAAGCTCCTGAAAGCATTTCAGAAACGCGGCTATCTGCTGCGCGCCTATTATTACACCGCCCTCATCGAAGACCAGGAATATTCCTCCATCCGGCCGCTGATCGATTGGCTCGATTACAACGGCTACAAGGTTATTACCAAGCCGGCCAAGGAATTCACCGATTCCATGGGACGCCGAAAGATCAAGGGCAATATGGACATCGAGCTGGCGATCGACGCCATGGAGCAGTCCGAAACCGTCGATCACCTGGTGATCTTTTCCGGCGACGGCGATTTCACGACCCTCGTTGAAGCTCTCCAGCGTCGCGGACGCAAGGTATCGGTCATCTCGACCATGGCGACGCAGCCGCCGATGATCGCCGATGATCTGCGCCGCCAGGCCGATCATTTCATCGATCTCGTATCGCTGAAGGCGGAAATTGGCCGCGAGGCTTCGGAGCGTCCACAACGTCCGGCCGAACCGACGTCAGCCGCTTCGGATGTCGAAGAGTAA
- a CDS encoding HD domain-containing protein produces MDTDKMARAFAPFEALAADLIPHAADGDDGSHDIAHILRVFRNAMAIQAEEGGNARILAAAVLLHDCVAVEKNSPHRAQASRLAAEKASGILRQLGWAEEDIAAAAHAITTHSFSANLQPETLEAKILQDADRLDAIGMVGAARCFYIAGRLGSGLYDPFDPLATERPLDDKRFAIDHFETKLFKLADGFQTETGARFAGARHDRLKTVLAMFIDEI; encoded by the coding sequence ATGGACACCGACAAGATGGCGCGGGCTTTCGCCCCGTTCGAAGCACTGGCTGCGGATCTCATTCCGCACGCCGCGGATGGCGATGACGGTTCGCACGATATTGCCCATATCCTGCGCGTCTTCCGCAATGCCATGGCCATCCAGGCCGAAGAAGGCGGCAATGCCCGCATTCTCGCCGCTGCCGTGCTGCTGCATGATTGCGTTGCCGTGGAAAAGAATTCGCCGCATCGCGCGCAAGCCTCGCGGCTTGCAGCCGAGAAAGCTTCGGGCATCCTGCGGCAGCTCGGCTGGGCGGAAGAGGATATCGCGGCTGCCGCGCATGCGATCACCACGCATAGTTTCTCCGCCAACCTACAGCCGGAAACACTGGAAGCGAAGATCCTGCAGGATGCCGATCGGCTGGATGCCATCGGCATGGTCGGTGCGGCACGTTGCTTCTACATTGCAGGCCGCCTCGGCTCTGGCCTTTACGACCCGTTCGATCCGCTTGCGACAGAGCGGCCGCTTGACGACAAGCGCTTCGCCATTGACCATTTCGAGACAAAGCTGTTCAAACTGGCGGACGGATTCCAGACCGAGACCGGAGCTAGGTTTGCCGGTGCACGGCATGACCGGCTGAAGACCGTGCTGGCAATGTTCATTGACGAAATCTGA
- a CDS encoding response regulator, with product MTFQRVLILEDNLIIAMEAEEILHLVGIREIEIASNLEQAVNAIHSEHYDFAMLDVNLGESTSFGFARLLMERGISFGFVSGYSDTLDFPADLRHVPLLNKPFDEQSMRLFVETLAGSSPLAM from the coding sequence ATGACGTTTCAGCGCGTCCTTATACTGGAAGATAATCTTATCATTGCCATGGAGGCAGAGGAAATTCTTCACCTCGTCGGAATTCGAGAAATTGAGATTGCTTCGAATCTGGAGCAGGCGGTCAACGCCATTCATTCGGAACATTATGATTTTGCAATGCTCGATGTGAATCTTGGGGAGTCGACCAGTTTCGGCTTTGCCCGATTGTTGATGGAACGCGGCATTTCCTTCGGCTTCGTCAGCGGCTATTCCGATACACTCGATTTTCCGGCAGATCTGCGGCATGTGCCGCTTTTGAATAAGCCTTTCGATGAGCAATCCATGCGCCTCTTCGTCGAGACGCTGGCCGGCAGTTCCCCGCTCGCCATGTGA
- a CDS encoding MOSC domain-containing protein, whose translation MRVSDLFIYPLKSARGIAIPSAAVDAFGLAGDRRAMLVDPSGNFITQRELQALARIDIQPAPSYLRLKMEGKPDIIVPPPHPDNRMDIIVWKSAVNASVADEDTNKALSTWMGREVKMVFFDRLAKRIANPEWAGEDTPVTFSDGYQILVTTTGSLKALNTDLAAHGEGAVGMERFRPNIVIDIDEEWPEDRWAAIEIGSIRLDLVKPCSRCIMTTQDQQTGSRDVPNPMPAMGRIRMSADRRVPGPLFGWNAVPRGEGSVKIGDMVTVLEERPEGWALKRR comes from the coding sequence ATGCGCGTCAGCGATCTTTTCATCTATCCCCTCAAGAGCGCCCGCGGCATCGCCATTCCGTCGGCAGCTGTCGATGCTTTCGGTCTTGCCGGTGATCGCCGCGCCATGCTGGTCGATCCTTCGGGTAACTTCATCACCCAGCGCGAATTGCAGGCACTGGCGCGGATCGATATCCAGCCAGCGCCTTCCTATCTGCGCCTGAAGATGGAGGGCAAACCAGACATCATCGTTCCGCCGCCACACCCCGACAACCGCATGGACATCATCGTCTGGAAATCGGCCGTCAATGCATCCGTCGCGGATGAGGACACCAACAAGGCGCTGTCGACATGGATGGGCCGCGAAGTCAAAATGGTGTTCTTCGACAGGCTCGCGAAGCGCATCGCCAACCCGGAATGGGCGGGCGAGGATACGCCTGTTACGTTTTCGGATGGCTACCAGATTCTGGTCACCACCACCGGCTCGCTGAAGGCGCTCAACACCGATCTCGCCGCTCACGGCGAGGGCGCAGTCGGCATGGAGCGCTTCCGCCCCAACATCGTCATCGATATCGACGAGGAATGGCCGGAGGATCGCTGGGCCGCCATCGAAATCGGTAGTATCCGTCTCGATCTCGTCAAGCCCTGTTCGCGCTGCATCATGACGACGCAGGATCAGCAGACAGGCTCGCGCGACGTGCCGAACCCGATGCCCGCCATGGGCCGCATCCGCATGTCGGCCGACCGCCGCGTCCCCGGCCCGCTCTTCGGCTGGAACGCCGTGCCGCGCGGCGAAGGCTCGGTGAAGATTGGCGACATGGTGACGGTGCTTGAGGAGCGGCCGGAAGGTTGGGCACTCAAGCGGCGCTAG
- the era gene encoding GTPase Era, which translates to MTNQQDTPAEDGAVEHIGPTHSGFVALIGPTNAGKSTLVNRLVGAKVSIVSHKVQTTRAIVRGIAIHNNAQIVFMDTPGIFKPRRRLDRAMVTSAWGGAKDADLIMLLIDSERGLRGDAEAILEGLKDVSQPKILVLNKIDRVRREDLLALAAAANEKIAFEQTFMISAENGSGCDDVMDYLAKTLPEGPWYYPEDQISDLPMRHLAAEITREKLFLRLHQELPYSSHVETEKWEERKDGSVRIEQVIYVERESQKKIALGKGGETIKAISTASRKELSEILEQPVHLFLFIKVRENWGDDPERFREMGLDFPH; encoded by the coding sequence ATGACTAATCAGCAGGACACACCCGCCGAAGACGGCGCGGTTGAACATATCGGCCCGACGCATTCGGGCTTCGTTGCTCTTATCGGCCCCACCAATGCCGGTAAGTCGACGCTCGTCAACCGGCTCGTCGGCGCAAAGGTCTCGATCGTCAGCCATAAAGTGCAGACGACGCGCGCCATCGTGCGCGGCATCGCCATTCACAACAATGCGCAGATCGTCTTCATGGACACGCCGGGCATCTTCAAGCCGCGCCGCCGTCTTGATCGCGCCATGGTGACGTCCGCCTGGGGTGGCGCCAAGGACGCCGATCTCATCATGCTGCTGATCGATAGCGAGCGTGGTTTGCGGGGCGATGCCGAAGCCATCCTGGAAGGGCTGAAGGATGTTTCCCAGCCGAAGATTCTGGTCTTGAACAAGATCGACCGCGTTCGCCGCGAGGACCTGCTGGCGCTTGCCGCCGCCGCCAACGAGAAGATCGCTTTCGAGCAGACCTTCATGATCTCGGCGGAGAACGGCTCCGGCTGTGACGACGTGATGGATTATCTGGCAAAGACCTTGCCGGAAGGTCCCTGGTACTATCCCGAGGATCAGATTTCCGACCTGCCGATGCGCCACCTCGCCGCCGAAATTACCCGGGAAAAGCTGTTTCTGCGCCTGCACCAGGAGCTTCCCTATTCCTCGCATGTCGAGACCGAAAAATGGGAAGAGCGCAAGGATGGCTCGGTGCGCATCGAACAGGTGATCTATGTCGAGCGCGAGAGCCAGAAAAAGATCGCGCTGGGCAAGGGCGGCGAGACGATCAAGGCGATCTCGACCGCGTCGCGCAAGGAGCTCTCCGAAATTCTGGAACAGCCCGTACACCTTTTCCTTTTCATCAAGGTCCGCGAAAACTGGGGAGACGATCCCGAGCGTTTCCGGGAGATGGGGCTCGATTTCCCGCATTGA
- the rnc gene encoding ribonuclease III, with the protein MTKVQTLSLADRARLEVVIGHEFAEKERLDRALTHASARTHKTGNYERLEFLGDRVLGLCIAELLFKTFGAATEGELSVRLNQLVSAETCAEVADEMELHLYIRTGADVKKLTGKRMLNVRADVVESLIAALYLDGGLEVARAFILRFWEPRAIRPEGARRDAKTELQEWAHAKFGVTPVYRVDDRSGPDHDPRFTVTVEVKGTAPETGIERSKRAAEQMAATRILEREGIWQPQLTEK; encoded by the coding sequence ATGACGAAGGTGCAGACGCTCTCCCTGGCGGATCGTGCCCGGCTTGAGGTCGTTATAGGCCACGAATTCGCCGAAAAGGAGCGTCTCGATCGCGCGCTGACCCATGCCAGCGCGCGGACACACAAGACGGGCAACTACGAGCGGCTGGAATTTCTCGGCGACCGTGTTCTCGGCCTCTGTATCGCAGAATTGCTTTTCAAGACCTTCGGTGCGGCAACGGAAGGCGAGCTTTCGGTTCGCCTCAACCAGCTCGTGAGTGCAGAGACCTGCGCGGAGGTTGCCGACGAGATGGAACTGCATCTCTATATCCGCACCGGCGCCGACGTGAAGAAGCTGACGGGCAAGCGGATGCTGAACGTGCGCGCCGATGTCGTCGAAAGCCTGATTGCTGCACTCTATCTGGATGGCGGACTTGAAGTCGCCCGCGCCTTCATCCTGCGCTTCTGGGAGCCCCGTGCCATCCGGCCTGAGGGCGCAAGGCGCGACGCCAAGACGGAGTTGCAGGAGTGGGCGCATGCGAAATTCGGCGTCACCCCGGTCTACAGGGTTGATGATCGCAGCGGACCGGATCATGATCCGCGCTTTACAGTGACTGTGGAAGTCAAGGGAACGGCGCCTGAAACGGGAATAGAACGCTCCAAGCGTGCGGCCGAACAGATGGCGGCGACACGGATCCTGGAGCGCGAAGGTATATGGCAGCCTCAGTTGACTGAGAAGTAA
- a CDS encoding RelA/SpoT family protein, whose translation MMRQYELVERVQKYKPDANEALLNKAYVYAMQKHGQQKRASGDPYISHPLEVAAILTDMRLDESTIAVALLHDTIEDTTATRAEIDEMFGEDIGRLVEGLTKIKKLDLVTKKAKQAENLRKLLLAISDDVRVLLVKLADRLHNMRTLDHMSPEKRARISEETMEIYAPLAGRMGMQDMREELEELSFRHINPEAHDTVTKRLEELSRRNEGLVKKIETELRDLLVANGLANAMVKGRLKKPYSVFRKMQSKSLSFEQLSDVYGFRLLVDDIPSCYRALGIVHTRWRVVPGRFKDYISTPKQNDYRSLHTTIVGPSSQRIELQIRTKRMHEIAEFGIAAHTLYKDGANGNGDNELLSRESNAYSWLRHTIEALAEGDSPEEFLEHTKLELFQDQVFCFTPKGKLIALPRGATPIDFAYAVHTNIGDTTVGAKINGRIMPLVTRLNNGDEVEIIRSGVQVPPAAWEEIVVTGKARAAIRRATRLAIRKQYAGLGHRILERTFERAGKVFSRDALKPALHRLGQKDVEDAIAAVGRGEMSSLDVLRAVYPDHQDERVTVKPAGDEGWFNVRSASGMIFKIPGKNKADVSDGAGLDAPPIRGISSNVEVHFAPTGAVPGDRIVGIMEKGKGITIYPIQSPVLQRFDDEPERWIDVRWDLDEANKSRFAARILINALNEPGTLAKVAQTVADVDVNIRVLNTVRVAADFTEMALDVEVWDLRQLNQLLVQLKELDCIATVKRLYE comes from the coding sequence ATGATGCGGCAATACGAGCTTGTTGAGCGCGTGCAGAAATACAAGCCCGATGCCAACGAAGCTCTCCTCAACAAAGCCTATGTTTATGCGATGCAGAAGCATGGCCAGCAGAAACGTGCCAGCGGCGACCCCTATATTTCCCATCCTCTCGAAGTTGCTGCGATCCTGACGGATATGCGCCTGGATGAATCGACCATCGCGGTCGCTCTTCTCCACGACACGATCGAGGATACGACGGCGACGCGCGCCGAAATCGATGAGATGTTCGGCGAAGACATCGGTCGCCTAGTCGAGGGCCTGACGAAGATCAAGAAGCTGGATCTCGTCACCAAGAAGGCCAAGCAGGCCGAAAACCTGCGCAAGCTGCTGCTCGCCATTTCCGACGACGTGCGCGTGCTTCTGGTGAAGCTTGCCGACCGCCTGCACAATATGCGCACGCTCGATCACATGTCGCCGGAAAAGCGCGCCCGCATCTCCGAGGAGACGATGGAAATCTATGCGCCGCTTGCCGGCCGCATGGGTATGCAGGACATGCGCGAGGAGCTGGAGGAGCTTTCCTTCCGCCATATCAATCCCGAAGCGCATGATACCGTCACCAAGCGCCTTGAGGAATTGTCGCGCCGTAACGAGGGTCTGGTTAAGAAGATTGAGACCGAGCTGCGCGATCTGCTTGTCGCCAATGGCCTTGCTAACGCCATGGTCAAGGGCCGGCTGAAAAAGCCCTATTCGGTTTTCCGCAAGATGCAGTCCAAGTCACTCTCCTTCGAGCAGCTCTCCGATGTCTACGGCTTCCGCCTTCTGGTCGACGATATTCCCTCCTGCTACCGGGCGCTCGGCATCGTTCATACCCGCTGGCGTGTCGTTCCCGGCCGCTTCAAGGATTATATCTCGACGCCCAAGCAGAACGACTATCGCTCGCTGCATACGACGATCGTCGGCCCTTCCAGCCAGCGCATCGAGCTGCAGATCCGCACGAAGCGCATGCATGAGATCGCCGAATTCGGTATTGCCGCCCACACGCTCTATAAGGACGGCGCTAACGGCAACGGCGACAACGAGCTCCTGTCAAGGGAAAGCAACGCCTATTCCTGGCTGCGCCATACGATCGAGGCGTTGGCCGAGGGCGACAGTCCGGAAGAATTCCTCGAGCACACGAAGCTTGAACTGTTCCAGGACCAGGTCTTCTGCTTCACGCCCAAGGGCAAGCTGATCGCCCTGCCGCGCGGCGCAACGCCGATCGACTTTGCCTATGCCGTCCACACCAATATCGGTGACACCACGGTCGGCGCCAAGATCAACGGCCGCATCATGCCGCTCGTCACGCGGCTGAACAACGGCGATGAGGTCGAGATCATCCGCTCAGGCGTGCAGGTGCCGCCGGCCGCCTGGGAGGAGATCGTCGTTACTGGCAAGGCGCGCGCCGCTATTCGCCGCGCCACCCGCCTTGCCATCCGCAAGCAATATGCCGGCCTCGGCCATCGCATTCTGGAGCGCACCTTCGAGCGCGCCGGCAAGGTCTTCTCGCGCGATGCCCTGAAGCCGGCTCTGCATCGCCTCGGCCAGAAGGACGTTGAGGACGCGATCGCCGCCGTCGGGCGAGGGGAGATGTCGTCGCTTGATGTCTTGCGCGCCGTCTATCCCGATCATCAGGACGAACGCGTGACTGTGAAGCCCGCCGGCGACGAGGGCTGGTTCAACGTTCGCAGCGCCTCGGGCATGATCTTCAAGATCCCCGGCAAGAACAAGGCCGACGTTTCCGACGGCGCCGGTCTCGATGCGCCGCCGATCCGCGGCATCTCCTCGAATGTCGAGGTGCATTTCGCGCCAACCGGCGCCGTCCCCGGCGACCGCATCGTCGGCATCATGGAAAAGGGCAAGGGCATCACCATATATCCGATCCAGTCGCCGGTCCTGCAGCGGTTCGATGACGAGCCGGAGCGCTGGATCGATGTGCGCTGGGATCTGGACGAGGCCAACAAGTCCCGCTTTGCCGCCCGCATCCTGATCAATGCCCTCAATGAGCCGGGCACCCTGGCGAAGGTGGCGCAGACCGTGGCGGATGTGGACGTCAATATTCGCGTGCTCAACACCGTTCGGGTTGCAGCCGATTTCACCGAAATGGCCCTCGATGTCGAAGTCTGGGATCTGCGCCAGCTCAACCAGCTTCTGGTGCAGCTCAAGGAACTGGACTGCATCGCCACCGTAAAGCGCCTCTACGAATGA
- the lepB gene encoding signal peptidase I, giving the protein MSEKAVKQQNALWENIKVIVQALVLAMIIRTFLFQPFTIPSGSMMPTLLVGDYIFVNKFAYGYSKYSMPFSPDLFSGRILGSEPKRGDVVVFRFPPNPDVDYIKRVIGLPGDRIQVKNDILYINGQAVPREPHGTFSSDYSQEPGDHIAVYSERLPDTGKVFDTLDLSPNSRGDNTQEYVVPPGHYFMMGDNRDNSDDSRFDVGYVPAENLIGRASVIFFSLGHDTSFREIWKWPTNMRWDRIFKVVE; this is encoded by the coding sequence GTGTCCGAGAAAGCCGTAAAACAGCAGAACGCCCTGTGGGAAAACATTAAGGTCATCGTACAGGCGCTCGTCCTGGCCATGATCATCCGCACGTTTCTCTTTCAGCCATTCACTATCCCGTCAGGCTCGATGATGCCGACGCTTCTCGTCGGCGATTACATCTTCGTCAACAAGTTCGCCTACGGCTATTCCAAGTATTCAATGCCGTTCTCGCCGGATCTGTTCAGCGGCCGCATCCTGGGCAGCGAGCCGAAGCGTGGCGACGTCGTGGTCTTCCGCTTCCCGCCGAATCCGGATGTCGACTATATCAAGCGCGTGATCGGCCTGCCCGGTGACCGCATCCAGGTCAAGAACGACATTCTCTATATCAACGGCCAGGCCGTTCCGCGCGAGCCACATGGCACCTTCTCATCGGACTACAGCCAGGAGCCGGGCGACCATATTGCCGTCTACAGCGAACGTCTGCCCGATACCGGCAAGGTATTCGACACGCTGGATCTTTCACCGAATTCGCGTGGCGACAACACCCAGGAGTATGTCGTTCCGCCGGGCCATTATTTCATGATGGGCGACAATCGCGACAATTCCGACGACAGCCGTTTCGATGTCGGCTATGTCCCTGCTGAGAACCTGATCGGCCGAGCCAGCGTCATTTTCTTCTCGCTGGGTCACGACACCTCGTTTCGTGAAATCTGGAAATGGCCGACCAACATGCGTTGGGACCGTATTTTCAAGGTCGTCGAATGA